The following is a genomic window from Elusimicrobiota bacterium.
GAAGGCGAGGGGCAGGCCGCGCAACTCCGGGCGCGGCTCCAAGGCGCCGGCCAGGGCGGCGATGCTGAAGCGGTTGGGCTTGGTGTAGTAGAGGATGAGCGCGGCCCGGAGCATGAAAAAATGATATCTTAAAAGAAGAACCGCCGCGCCCAAAGGAGAACAAGATGACATCCCGCTCGCCTCTGCTCGCCATGGCCGTGCTGCTGCTGGCCGCCGCCGCCTCCGCCGCGGAGCTCACTCGCGACGACCTCAAAAAGGTCCTCGACGCCAATCCCAACCTCGTCCTCGACGTGCTGCGCCAGAACAAGAAGGACTTCCTCGACATCGCGCTCCAGGCCCAGCAGGAGGAGCAGGCGCGCCGGCAGAAGGAGCAACAGGAGGCCCAGGTCAAAGAGCTCGATGAGCGCGTCAAGAACCCCCTGAAGCCCGAGATCACCAAGAAGACGCGCATCCGCGGCGACGCCAAGGCCAAGTACACCTTGGTCGAGTACTCGGACTTCCAGTGCCCCTTCTGCGGACCCAAGGCTCCGAACGGAAACCTCGGAGGCTACAAGATCGCCGAGGCCCTGCGCGAGAAGTACGGCAAGGACCTGCGCTTCATCTTCAAGAACAAGCCCCTGCCCTTCCATGCCCAGGCCCGGCCCGCGGCCCAGTGGCTCGAGGCCGCGGCTCTGCAGAGCCCCGAGAAAGCCTGGGCCTTCCACGACAAGCTCTTCGAGAACCAGGACAAGCTCGGCGACGCCTTCTACGAGGAGACCGCCAAGTCCCTCGGCCTCGACGCGGATAAGATCAAGAAAGCCCTGCAGGACCAGGCGATCAA
Proteins encoded in this region:
- a CDS encoding thioredoxin domain-containing protein, which codes for MTSRSPLLAMAVLLLAAAASAAELTRDDLKKVLDANPNLVLDVLRQNKKDFLDIALQAQQEEQARRQKEQQEAQVKELDERVKNPLKPEITKKTRIRGDAKAKYTLVEYSDFQCPFCGPKAPNGNLGGYKIAEALREKYGKDLRFIFKNKPLPFHAQARPAAQWLEAAALQSPEKAWAFHDKLFENQDKLGDAFYEETAKSLGLDADKIKKALQDQAIKDSIDADIKEAEALGFDGTPGFLLNGVPVRGAYPPEYFDQIIKKIDEAGKADKPAKADKAGNADKKH